GCTCGCCCGCGATGCCGATACGCACCGCGAATTGTCCCGCCAGTTCCATGATCGTGAAACGGAGAAGGCCTATACCGCGCTGTGCTGGGGCCAGCCGGAGCAGGACAGCGGCAGCATCGACCTGCCGCTGCGCTACGATCCGCCGACCAAACCGCGCCACGTCGTCGATCACGAGCTGGGCAAGCAAGCACTGACCTTCTGGCGCGTGCTCGAACGCTGCGGCGACTACAGCCGCGTCGAGCTGACCCCCATCACCGGCCGCTCCCACCAGTTGCGAGTGCATATGCTGTCGATCGGGCATCCGCTGCTCGGCGATCGTCTGTATGCCCACGAGCAGGCCCTGCAAGCCCATGAGCGCCTGTGCCTGCACGCCAGCATGCTCGCACTGACCCACCCGCAAACCGGCGAGCGCCTGCGCTTCGAGTGCCCGGCACCGTTTTGATGGACCGTTTTCTCGAAGCAACCCAGGGCGCACCAGAGCACCCATCCCTTCGAAAGGTACTCGATCTGTGGCGCGGCCCACCTGGCCAGGCTCTGGACCTGGGCTGCGGCGCCGGACGCGATAGCCTGGCTCTGCTGCGTGCTGGCTGGGAGGTGGTTGCTATAGACCAGTCCGCGGATGCTCTGGAGGTCTTGCGTGTGCAGGTCGGCCCCAGCCTGTCCAGTAAGCTCACCACCCGTTGTCAGCCATTCGAGGACGAGACATCGCTACAGATCGCTGATCTAGTGAACGCGAGCTTCGCGCTGCCATTCTGCAAGCCACAGGCATTCAATGATTTATGGGCACGGATAACCCAATGCCTACGCCAGGATGGGTTGTTCGCCGGCCACTTCTTCGGCCCACACGACAGCTGGGCAGCGAAGGACTACACCATTCACAGTCGCGAGCAGCTGCTACGGCAATTCGAAAGCTGGACGCTGCTGGAGCTCAACGAGTTCGAGTTCGACGGCAAGACCGCGGTAGGTCACAGCAAGCACTGGCATCTGTTCGAGGTGATTGCCCGGCGCTACTAAGCCCCGGCCTCGTCAAGGACTGCTGCCATACATTGCAATGGGATAGACTTCGACGCTTGCAGTCCGGAGTCCGAAATGCGCAAAGCTCTCAACCAAGGCCTGATCGAATATCTGCAGGCGTCCCCTACCCCGTTCCATGCCACCCAGAATCTCGCTCAGGCGCTACAGGCCGCCGGCTACCGTGCGCTGGACGAGCGTGAGGTCTGGCATACCGAGGCTGGTGGGCGTTATTACGTCACCCGCAATGACTCGGCCATCATCGCCTTTCAGCTGGGCAGCAAGTCGCTCGTCGAGCATGGTTTGCGGTTGGTCGGCGCCCATACCGACAGTCCGTGCCTGCGGGTCAAGCCGCAACCGGAGCTGCAGCGCCAGGGCTTCTGGCAGCTGGGTGTCGAGGTGTATGGCGGCGCCCTGCTCGCCCCCTGGTTCGACCGCGATCTGTCGCTGGCCGGCCGTGTCACCTACAGCCGTGATGGTCGCATCGAGAGCCAACTGATCGACTTCAAGGTGCCGATCGCAACGATTCCCAACCTGGCGATTCACCTCAATCGGGAAGCCAATCAGGGCTGGGCCATCAACGCGCAGAACGAGCTACCGCCGATTCTGGCGCAGATCGCCAGCCAGGAAAGCCCCGACTTCCGCGCACTGCTCGCCGATCAGCTCGGCCGTGAGCATGGCCTGGTCGCCGATGTGGTGCTGGACTTCGAACTGAGCTTTTACGACACCCAGAGCGCCGCCGTAATTGGCCTGCATGGTGACTTCATCGCCGGCGCGCGCCTGGACAATCTGCTTTCGTGCTTTGCCGGCTTGCAGGCCTTGCTGAACGCCGAGCCCGAGCACACCTGCGTGCTGGTCTGCACCGATCATGAGGAAGTCGGCTCCACCTCGCTATGCGGCGCGGACGGCCCGTTCCTCGAGCAGGTCTTGCGCCGTGTGCTGCCGGACGAGGACGACTTCCAGCGCGCCATCAGCCATTCCCTGCTGATCTCCGCCGACAATGCCCACGCGGTGCACCCGAACTACGCCGACAAGCACGACGGCAATCACGGGCCGAAGCTCAACGCCGGCCCGGTAATCAAGGTGAACAACAACCAGCGCTACGCCACCAGCAGCGAAACCGCCGGGTTCTTCCGTCATCTCTGCCTGGAAAACGAAGTGCCGGTGCAGAGTTTCGTCACCCGCAGCGACATGGGTTGCGGCTCCACGATCGGCCCGATCACGGCCAGTCAGCTGGGTGTGCGTACCGTCGACATCGGTCTGCCGACCTTCGCCATGCACTCGATCCGTGAGCTCGCAGGAAGTCAGGACCTGGCTCACCTGGTCAAGGTACTGACCGCCTTTTACGCCAGCAGCCAGCTGCCTTGAGCCGCACACCGGGCAGGTCTGCAACATCTGCAAACCTGCCCGGTCGATCAAGGCAAAGCTCATCTACATCAGGATGCTGCGGCTCAGGAAAGCGCGCTATCGATCACCAGAGCCACCTTGCCAGACACGGTATTGCTGGCCAGCGTTTCGAATGCAGCCTCCACATCACCAATGGCAAAGGTCCGCTCCAGACGCGGCGAAAGCTTGCCCTGGGTGAACAACGGCCAGACCTTCTCTTCCATTTCCGCCAGCAGCGCGGCCTTGTAATCGGCGTCGCGGCTGCGCAGGGTCGAGCCGATCAACTGGATGCGCTTGGCCAGCAAACCAGCCAGATCCATCTCGGCCTTGCGTCCGCCCATCAAGCCGATCATCACCCAACGCCCATCCATCGCCAGCAGTTGCATGTTCAATGCGGCGTACTTGGCACCGACCGGGTCGAGGATCATGTCGAACGGACCGAAATCGCGCAGCGCTTCGAGCGAGTCACCTCGTAGCACACCGCCCTGGGCGCCCAGCGATTCGCAGTAGGCCAGCCGTTCGGCCGAGCCGACGCTGACCCAGCAGGGATTGCCAAAGGCCTTGCACAGCTGGATCGCCGCCGAGCCGACACCGCTGGCGCCGGCGTGCAGCAATACCTTGTCGCCGGCCAGCAATGCGCCCAAACGATAGAGATTGAGCCAGGCCGTGGCATATACCTCCGGGATCACCGCAGCCTCATGCAGCGACATACCCTCGGGAACCGGCAGCGCGTGGCGGGCATCGACTACCACCTCCTCGGCCATGCCGCCGCCAGCCAGCAGCGTGCACACGCGATCACCCACCTTCCAGCGGCTGCGCCCGTTGACCTCGGCGACAACCCCTGCGCACTCCAGCCCCAGGATGTCGGTGACACCTGCCGGCGGCGGATAGTGGCCGGCTCGCTGCAGCAGGTCCGCACGGTTCAGCCCGGCAGCGGCCACACGGATACGGATTTCACCATCGCCGCACGCCGGAGCCGGTCGCTCGGCCCACTCCAGATGCCCCTCGATACCTTGCAATGCCTTCATGCTGCCTCCATAGTGGTTCCTATCTATGCCCACCCAACTGATCGCTCGCTGGCCTTCTTTGACCACCTCAACCATCGGGCTTGTGCTTTCCACCGCCGGACGGAAACCGAACCGGCGCCTACTTTAGATGGCCTAATATGCGTTATTCCCTAGCCTTACGTCGCCCCCAAGCCATGAAACGTACGCTGACCTGCACCGTTCTCGCCGTTCTTTTCGGCCTTCACGCTTCCCTGGCGATGGCCAAAGCCGTCAGCGCGCCAGAGAACTGGGACTACCTGCAACCCGATCGTGACCAGGTCATCGCCAGCCTGAACGTCGTCGAGCTGCTCAAGCGCCATCACTACAACAAGCCGCCACTGAACGATGCGCGCTCGGCGAAGATCTTCGACAGCTACATCCAGATGCTCGATCCCTCGCGCAGCTATTTCCTGGCATCCGACCTCGAAGAGTTCGGCAAGTGGCGCAACCAGTTCGACGACTTTCTCAAGGGCGGCAATCTCGAGCCCGGCTTCATCATCTATACCCGTCATCTCGAGCGCTTGCAGAACCGCTTGAACTACGCCCTGAGCCTGCTCGACAAGGGCGTCGACAGCTTCGACTTCAGCGTCGACGAGGAACTACTGGTCGACCGCGAGAAGGCCGCGTGGGCCAAGGACACCGCAGAGCTGGATGACCTGTGGCGCAAGCGGGTCAAGGACGAGGTGTTGCGCCTGAAAATCGCCGGCAAGGAACCAAAGGCCATTGAGGAGCTGCTGACCAAACGCTACAAAAACCAGCTATCGCGCCTCAACCAGACCCGTGGCGAGGACGTGTTCCAGACCTACATCAACGCCTTCGCACAGACCTACGATCCGCACACCCAGTACCTGTCGCCGGACAGCGCGGAGAATTTCGACATCAACATGAGCCTGTCGCTCGAAGGCATCGGCGCGGTGCTGCAGAGCGACAACGAGCACGTGAAAATCGTACGCCTGGTGCCAGCCGGCCCGGCGGAGAAGAGCAAGCAGCTGGCGCCTGCGGACAAGATCGTCGGGGTCGGCCAGGCCAACGATGAGATGGTTGACGTCATCGGCTGGCGCCTGGATGAGGTGGTCAAGCTCATCCGCGGCCCGAAAGGCTCCGTCGTGCGCCTGGAAGTCATCCCGGCGAGCAACGCGCCGAATGACCAGAGCAGCAAGATCGTCGCCATCACCCGCGAAGCGGTGAAGCTCGAGGAGCAGGCCGCGAAGAAATCGGTGCTCAACCTCGAACACCAGGGGCAGAACTTCAAGCTTGGCGTGATCGAAATTCCGGCGTTCTACCTCGACTTCAAAGCGCTGCGCGCCGGGGACCAGAACTACAAGAGCACCACCCGTGACGTCAAAAAGCTGCTCTCCGAACTGGAAGCAGAGAAGGTCGACGGCGTGGTCATCGACCTGCGCAACAACGGCGGCGGCTCACTGCAAGAGGCCACCGAGCTCACCGGACTGTTCATCGATCAAGGCCCGACCGTGTTGGTGCGTAATAGCGATGGCCGCGTAGACGTGCTTGCCGATGAGCAGACCGGCGCGCTGTACAAGGGGCCGTTGGCCGTCCTGGTCAACCGTCTTTCGGCATCGGCCTCGGAGATTTTCGCCGGCGCGATGCAGGACTATCACCGGGCGCTGATTCTCGGTGGCCAGACCTTCGGCAAGGGTACCGTGCAGACCATCCAGCCACTCAACCATGGCGAGCTGAAACTGACCCTGGCCAAGTTCTACCGCGTATCCGGGCAGAGCACGCAGCATCAGGGTGTGATTCCCGACATCACCTACCCTGCCGATGTCGACACCAAGGAAATCGGTGAAAGTGCGCTGCCGGAAGCGCTGCCCTGGGACAGCATCCGCGCGGCCATCAACCCGGACATGAACCCGTTCAAGCCGTTCCTCGCCGAGCTTAAGGCACGCCACGAAGCACGCACCGGCGAGAACCCGGACTTCGTCTTTACCCGCGATCGCCTGGCGCTTGCCCAGGAGCTGATGCACGAAACCACCGTCAGCCTCAACGAAGAAAAGCGCCGTGCACAGCAGGCCGATATCGAAAAGCGCCAGCTGGCTCTGGAGAATGCACTGCGCTTGGCCAAAGGTGAGGAGCCGCTGGCGAAGCTGGAGAAGGAAGACGAGAACACGCCTCACGTGGAAGCGGACAAGCCAAAGCCGGAGGATGATGCCTACCTCTCCGAAAGCGGGCGCATTCTGCTGGATTACCTCGGTCTCAGCTCGGCGATGGCCAAGCACTGAGTGGAACGCGACGATGTCATCAAATTGACATCATGGCGTCGTGAAATGAAAGGGCCGCGCTGCGGCCCTTTTTCTTTTCATGCCCAGAGACCTCCATGACAGTCACCGAGCAGTTGAGCACGCTGGGACACATCCTTGCTCACGGCGACATCACCACCCTGTTCCAACCCATCGTCTCGCTCTCGGAGCGACGCATTCTCGGCTATGAAGCACTCAGCCGTGGACCATCCAACGGCCCGCTGCACTCCCCGATCAACCTGCTCGCCACCGCACGCCACGCCGGTCGCCTCAACGAACTGGAGATGACCTGCCGCGAGACGGCGTGCCGGCGCTACAGCCAGGGTGCGCTACGCGGCAAGCTATTTCTCAACGCCTCACCGGAAACGCTGCTTGACGCAACCCACAAACCTGGACGCACGCTCGAGTTGCTGCATACCT
This DNA window, taken from Pseudomonas sp. FeN3W, encodes the following:
- a CDS encoding RluA family pseudouridine synthase; protein product: MPLSAIEIVHQDAALLVINKPTLLLSVPGRAEDNRDCLVTRLQENGYPEARIVHRLDWETSGLIVLARDADTHRELSRQFHDRETEKAYTALCWGQPEQDSGSIDLPLRYDPPTKPRHVVDHELGKQALTFWRVLERCGDYSRVELTPITGRSHQLRVHMLSIGHPLLGDRLYAHEQALQAHERLCLHASMLALTHPQTGERLRFECPAPF
- a CDS encoding class I SAM-dependent methyltransferase, with amino-acid sequence MDRFLEATQGAPEHPSLRKVLDLWRGPPGQALDLGCGAGRDSLALLRAGWEVVAIDQSADALEVLRVQVGPSLSSKLTTRCQPFEDETSLQIADLVNASFALPFCKPQAFNDLWARITQCLRQDGLFAGHFFGPHDSWAAKDYTIHSREQLLRQFESWTLLELNEFEFDGKTAVGHSKHWHLFEVIARRY
- a CDS encoding NAD(P)H-quinone oxidoreductase produces the protein MKALQGIEGHLEWAERPAPACGDGEIRIRVAAAGLNRADLLQRAGHYPPPAGVTDILGLECAGVVAEVNGRSRWKVGDRVCTLLAGGGMAEEVVVDARHALPVPEGMSLHEAAVIPEVYATAWLNLYRLGALLAGDKVLLHAGASGVGSAAIQLCKAFGNPCWVSVGSAERLAYCESLGAQGGVLRGDSLEALRDFGPFDMILDPVGAKYAALNMQLLAMDGRWVMIGLMGGRKAEMDLAGLLAKRIQLIGSTLRSRDADYKAALLAEMEEKVWPLFTQGKLSPRLERTFAIGDVEAAFETLASNTVSGKVALVIDSALS
- a CDS encoding M18 family aminopeptidase encodes the protein MRKALNQGLIEYLQASPTPFHATQNLAQALQAAGYRALDEREVWHTEAGGRYYVTRNDSAIIAFQLGSKSLVEHGLRLVGAHTDSPCLRVKPQPELQRQGFWQLGVEVYGGALLAPWFDRDLSLAGRVTYSRDGRIESQLIDFKVPIATIPNLAIHLNREANQGWAINAQNELPPILAQIASQESPDFRALLADQLGREHGLVADVVLDFELSFYDTQSAAVIGLHGDFIAGARLDNLLSCFAGLQALLNAEPEHTCVLVCTDHEEVGSTSLCGADGPFLEQVLRRVLPDEDDFQRAISHSLLISADNAHAVHPNYADKHDGNHGPKLNAGPVIKVNNNQRYATSSETAGFFRHLCLENEVPVQSFVTRSDMGCGSTIGPITASQLGVRTVDIGLPTFAMHSIRELAGSQDLAHLVKVLTAFYASSQLP
- a CDS encoding carboxy terminal-processing peptidase, whose translation is MKRTLTCTVLAVLFGLHASLAMAKAVSAPENWDYLQPDRDQVIASLNVVELLKRHHYNKPPLNDARSAKIFDSYIQMLDPSRSYFLASDLEEFGKWRNQFDDFLKGGNLEPGFIIYTRHLERLQNRLNYALSLLDKGVDSFDFSVDEELLVDREKAAWAKDTAELDDLWRKRVKDEVLRLKIAGKEPKAIEELLTKRYKNQLSRLNQTRGEDVFQTYINAFAQTYDPHTQYLSPDSAENFDINMSLSLEGIGAVLQSDNEHVKIVRLVPAGPAEKSKQLAPADKIVGVGQANDEMVDVIGWRLDEVVKLIRGPKGSVVRLEVIPASNAPNDQSSKIVAITREAVKLEEQAAKKSVLNLEHQGQNFKLGVIEIPAFYLDFKALRAGDQNYKSTTRDVKKLLSELEAEKVDGVVIDLRNNGGGSLQEATELTGLFIDQGPTVLVRNSDGRVDVLADEQTGALYKGPLAVLVNRLSASASEIFAGAMQDYHRALILGGQTFGKGTVQTIQPLNHGELKLTLAKFYRVSGQSTQHQGVIPDITYPADVDTKEIGESALPEALPWDSIRAAINPDMNPFKPFLAELKARHEARTGENPDFVFTRDRLALAQELMHETTVSLNEEKRRAQQADIEKRQLALENALRLAKGEEPLAKLEKEDENTPHVEADKPKPEDDAYLSESGRILLDYLGLSSAMAKH